A window of Streptomyces broussonetiae genomic DNA:
CCGGTCCAGCAGGCGGACGCGAAAGGGCGGTGCGGGGGCGGTCAGCGGGCGGCGAGCGCCTTCTCACCGGCGTGCCGCATGACCTCCAGCGGCGCCGGGGAGCGGCCGGTCATCTGCTCGACCTGGAGGACGGCCTGGTGGACCAGCAGGTCGAGGCCACCGACGACGGCGCCGCCGAACATGGACCAGCGGGCCGCCAGCTCGGTGGGCCAGGGTTCGTAGAGCACGTCGAAGAGGGTGGCCGGGCGTTCGGGTACGGCGGTGGCCAGGGCGTCGGTCGTGCCGGCGGGCGTCGTGGCGATCACCAGGGGCGCGTGCAGCGCCTGCCCGGCGTCCGCCCAGTCCGCCGTCCGGACGTCCACCTCGAGCCGTTCGCCCCACTGCCGCATCTCGGCGGCGCGGTCCTCACTGCGGACGTAGACGGTGATGTCGCCGGTGCAGATCCGGGCGAGGGCGGCGAGGGCGGAGGAGGCGGTGGC
This region includes:
- a CDS encoding shikimate dehydrogenase — translated: MPHRATDARRAAVLGSPIAHSLSPVLHRAAYDELGLGDWSYDRFEVDEAALPGFLEKLGPQWAGLSLTMPLKRAVIPLLDEISDTAASVDAVNTVVFTEDGRRVGDNTDIPGMVAALREHGIEQVDSAAVLGAGATASSALAALARICTGDITVYVRSEDRAAEMRQWGERLEVDVRTADWADAGQALHAPLVIATTPAGTTDALATAVPERPATLFDVLYEPWPTELAARWSMFGGAVVGGLDLLVHQAVLQVEQMTGRSPAPLEVMRHAGEKALAAR